One Brevibacillus choshinensis genomic window carries:
- the lgt gene encoding prolipoprotein diacylglyceryl transferase — protein sequence MHQYLAHIGSFPIRSYSLIFVLAIALGVGVTLTLAKLQKKEELGNHLMNMLVPMMIGAIIGSRFWAVFFFDWDFYSKHPEEIIAIWHGGLSIQGGIVGAILVSIWYVRKHKLSFWELADLCAPGLILGQSIGRDANLMNGDAFGDPTGSNFGILYPEGTNARATFGDQPLWPAEVWEGQMDVIIFALLLILMRKPLKRGYLFLACNIFYNLGRFLLELLRGDSPRYLFHWTAAQWTSVSVIALALAAGLYLYVRSPHSPDTPA from the coding sequence TTGCATCAATATCTCGCACATATCGGCTCATTCCCCATTCGCTCGTACAGCCTAATCTTTGTGCTGGCGATCGCCCTGGGTGTCGGGGTGACCCTGACGTTGGCCAAGCTGCAAAAGAAAGAGGAATTGGGCAATCACCTCATGAATATGCTCGTTCCCATGATGATCGGTGCGATTATCGGTTCTCGCTTTTGGGCAGTCTTTTTCTTCGACTGGGATTTTTACTCCAAGCATCCAGAGGAAATCATCGCGATTTGGCATGGCGGGCTATCTATTCAGGGTGGAATCGTAGGTGCCATTCTCGTTAGCATTTGGTATGTCCGCAAGCACAAGCTCTCGTTTTGGGAGCTGGCTGATTTATGCGCGCCTGGGCTGATTTTAGGTCAAAGCATTGGTCGCGATGCCAATCTGATGAACGGTGATGCCTTCGGTGACCCGACCGGAAGCAACTTTGGCATCCTTTACCCGGAAGGAACCAATGCCCGCGCGACCTTTGGCGATCAGCCTTTGTGGCCTGCCGAAGTATGGGAAGGACAAATGGACGTCATTATCTTTGCGCTGCTCCTCATCCTCATGCGCAAGCCGCTCAAGCGAGGCTACTTGTTCCTCGCCTGCAACATTTTCTACAACCTGGGCCGTTTCCTGCTGGAGCTGCTGCGTGGCGACTCGCCCCGCTACCTGTTTCACTGGACAGCGGCTCAATGGACATCCGTCTCGGTGATCGCACTCGCATTGGCTGCTGGACTCTATCTTTATGTCCGCTCGCCTCACTCGCCAGATACTCCAGCCTAA
- a CDS encoding spore coat protein CotJB: MADGNALRRLQEVQFALVELQLYLDMNPDDQRAVKQYKELSEQLAQLKKAYEKERGPLMQYGNSSSPDRWAWHKTPWPWEIEY; encoded by the coding sequence ATGGCAGACGGCAATGCGCTGAGACGATTGCAGGAAGTCCAGTTTGCACTCGTGGAGCTGCAGCTCTATTTGGACATGAATCCGGATGACCAGCGTGCCGTGAAGCAGTACAAAGAGCTGTCCGAGCAGCTGGCTCAGCTGAAGAAAGCGTACGAAAAGGAACGCGGCCCGCTGATGCAGTACGGCAACTCATCGTCCCCCGATCGCTGGGCATGGCACAAGACGCCCTGGCCATGGGAAATTGAGTATTGA
- a CDS encoding YolD-like family protein: MRETRVSKKDNLFASSRFVLPEHRELYARIKEEERRYVPPQLDQEQLGEMSERVWQAYQTGSGLTLTYYDGQQPRLLSAHVVHIDREKRRIKLRAGTDVHWISFARLLHVEVASGF, from the coding sequence ATGAGGGAGACACGTGTGTCCAAAAAAGATAATCTGTTTGCATCCAGCCGGTTCGTGCTACCTGAGCATCGGGAGTTGTACGCGCGGATCAAGGAGGAGGAGCGCCGCTATGTACCTCCGCAGCTGGACCAGGAACAGCTGGGAGAGATGAGCGAGCGGGTATGGCAGGCGTATCAGACGGGCAGCGGCCTGACTTTGACCTATTACGACGGACAGCAGCCGCGCCTCCTGTCTGCTCACGTCGTTCACATCGATCGGGAAAAACGGCGGATCAAGCTGCGCGCCGGCACCGATGTCCATTGGATTTCGTTTGCCCGGCTGCTGCATGTGGAGGTCGCTTCCGGTTTTTGA
- a CDS encoding manganese catalase family protein, translated as MWIYEKTLEIPVRVSKPDLQMAKFLITQYGGPDGELSAALRYLNQRYTMPNKRIKALLTDIGTEELGHMEVIATLVYKLLKDATPVQMREAGLGAHYADHDKALFYTDANGVPWTAAYIQTKGDPIADLADNIAAEEKSRATYQWLINLTDDPEVGQVLKYLRGREIVHSQRFREALFMLEEENRANKAKKGDDDI; from the coding sequence ATGTGGATCTATGAGAAGACATTGGAAATCCCGGTACGGGTGAGCAAGCCTGATCTGCAAATGGCGAAATTCCTCATTACGCAATACGGAGGGCCGGACGGAGAACTTTCTGCCGCGCTGCGGTATCTGAATCAGCGCTACACCATGCCAAACAAGCGAATCAAGGCGTTGTTGACAGACATTGGGACGGAAGAGCTGGGACACATGGAAGTGATAGCGACACTCGTATACAAGCTGCTTAAGGACGCTACCCCCGTGCAGATGCGGGAGGCAGGGCTGGGAGCGCACTATGCCGATCATGACAAAGCGTTGTTCTACACGGATGCCAATGGCGTACCGTGGACGGCTGCGTACATTCAGACCAAGGGAGATCCGATTGCAGACCTGGCTGACAATATCGCGGCAGAGGAGAAATCAAGGGCGACCTATCAGTGGCTGATCAATCTCACGGATGATCCGGAAGTGGGCCAGGTCCTGAAGTATTTGCGCGGACGAGAGATTGTACACTCCCAGCGCTTTCGCGAAGCCCTTTTCATGCTGGAAGAAGAAAACCGTGCGAACAAGGCAAAGAAAGGGGATGACGATATATGA
- a CDS encoding GNAT family N-acetyltransferase encodes MSCEKGITIRPYRNDDEEAIRRYCLPQEQAIYTSMPADIIRTSQENPYNQPYVVKADDQLVGCFVLYHDPTGNPYTSNQRALLFKSFSIDSRHQKKGYAYEALRSLAEIAKQSYPNHGEIILTVHHTNTPAIQLYRKAGFVDKGLRFAGTHGEELIMHLDVSFKLP; translated from the coding sequence ATGAGCTGCGAGAAGGGGATCACGATCCGACCTTACAGGAATGACGACGAAGAAGCCATTCGCCGATACTGTTTGCCTCAAGAGCAGGCCATTTATACATCGATGCCGGCAGACATCATTAGAACGTCTCAAGAGAATCCGTACAATCAGCCATACGTTGTGAAGGCAGATGATCAGCTGGTCGGCTGTTTTGTCCTCTACCACGATCCAACGGGGAACCCGTACACAAGCAATCAGCGCGCCCTTCTCTTTAAATCCTTTTCCATTGACTCCCGCCATCAAAAGAAAGGGTACGCCTATGAGGCGCTGCGATCACTGGCTGAGATAGCGAAGCAGTCGTATCCGAATCACGGCGAAATCATTTTGACGGTTCACCATACGAATACACCGGCGATCCAACTGTATCGGAAAGCGGGATTCGTCGACAAAGGACTTAGATTTGCAGGTACACATGGGGAAGAACTCATCATGCATTTGGACGTGTCATTTAAGCTACCTTAG
- a CDS encoding MFS transporter yields the protein MDTSINQNQERMMGNKGFRTFWLSHTATQFGSQVAFLGLPLVASLTLSATPMEMGILGALEYAPFLFIGLFAGVWVDRFPRRPQLILSNVGRALLLALIPIASFAGVLSMGWLYIIAFLTGIGTVFFDIAYQSYLPALVNKEQLVKGNSLLEGSRSAAQMSGPGLAGAIVQFTAAPVAMLTTSLAFLISAFSLLFIKRDEEVSSSPGAKRGLWEDIREGLRLSFSEPLLFGVIRCSGIFNFSWSVMFSVYVLYAIEELQLSSGWLGFVYGGMGVGFFLGASLVHKAIRKFGMGPVVVGSAAIAACGGPFAPLAVGSDGMTALILSVGQFFFGLGISMWSISTLSLRQTIVPAHLQGRVNATVRFVSWGAYPLGSLVGGYLGNAFGMRIALIAGAVGLAVSVSTLLFTPFLRRKEKSVQELEKGNFKGIG from the coding sequence ATGGATACCAGCATAAACCAAAATCAGGAAAGGATGATGGGCAACAAAGGTTTTCGCACGTTTTGGCTCAGTCATACCGCTACCCAATTCGGGAGCCAGGTGGCCTTCTTGGGACTGCCACTAGTCGCATCCCTCACGCTTTCGGCAACGCCTATGGAAATGGGCATACTCGGTGCCCTGGAGTACGCTCCGTTTTTGTTCATTGGTCTGTTTGCCGGGGTGTGGGTAGATCGGTTTCCCAGACGCCCCCAGCTGATTCTTTCCAACGTTGGACGTGCTTTATTGTTGGCACTGATTCCCATAGCTTCTTTTGCGGGAGTCCTGAGCATGGGGTGGCTGTACATCATCGCTTTTTTGACCGGCATTGGCACTGTCTTTTTTGACATCGCCTACCAGTCGTACTTGCCTGCATTGGTAAACAAGGAGCAGCTCGTAAAAGGAAACAGCCTGCTGGAAGGGAGCCGATCAGCAGCGCAAATGTCCGGCCCAGGTTTAGCAGGGGCCATTGTCCAATTCACTGCGGCACCTGTCGCAATGTTGACCACATCGCTAGCCTTTCTTATCTCAGCATTTTCACTCTTGTTCATCAAACGAGATGAAGAGGTTTCTTCCAGTCCCGGCGCAAAGAGAGGGTTATGGGAGGATATTCGCGAGGGATTGCGTCTATCGTTTTCCGAACCGTTACTCTTCGGTGTGATCCGCTGTTCGGGCATTTTCAATTTCTCATGGAGTGTCATGTTCAGTGTCTACGTGCTTTATGCGATTGAGGAACTCCAATTGTCCTCAGGCTGGTTGGGATTTGTCTACGGAGGAATGGGGGTGGGCTTCTTCCTAGGGGCTTCACTCGTCCACAAAGCCATTAGGAAATTTGGAATGGGGCCGGTCGTTGTAGGTTCTGCAGCCATCGCTGCTTGCGGGGGGCCGTTCGCTCCGCTGGCAGTGGGCTCAGACGGAATGACTGCCTTGATACTTTCGGTGGGTCAGTTCTTCTTTGGACTTGGCATATCGATGTGGAGTATCAGCACGCTCAGCCTGCGACAGACTATCGTACCCGCACATCTGCAAGGGCGCGTGAACGCCACCGTCCGCTTCGTCTCTTGGGGAGCCTATCCCCTTGGATCACTCGTGGGCGGTTATCTTGGCAATGCGTTTGGAATGCGGATCGCGTTGATCGCGGGAGCTGTAGGTCTTGCCGTATCGGTTTCTACGCTGCTATTTACCCCATTTTTGCGAAGGAAGGAAAAATCGGTACAAGAGTTAGAGAAGGGTAATTTTAAAGGGATAGGGTAA
- a CDS encoding NAD-dependent epimerase/dehydratase family protein gives MNRAIVVGATGGTGAAITAELVKRGIPVIAFGRSLQKLKDLAVELGSPAHLSLAVGDAFRSKDILAAADGVDVLFHCANVPYHEMADKLIPLGEAVMEAANQKHLKVVAIDGIYPYGRRQMDKVTENHPKQPHTKKGKVRLAFEQMLFSDRWTEVQTMVVRLPDYYGPTANQASYLGSTLEAIAQGKPAFFIGNMVVPREYVYLPDAAAMVVELACRDHAYGQNWNIPGAGTISGKEIVRIARKASGKTKPVIPLGRVGLSILGRFVPVMKEVIEMLYLTEEPLLLSAEKYKREIGPIKATPFEEGINATIHALQSQRERSS, from the coding sequence ATGAATCGAGCAATCGTAGTGGGAGCAACAGGTGGCACAGGGGCAGCGATTACAGCGGAACTGGTCAAACGGGGAATTCCTGTCATTGCATTCGGACGGTCTTTGCAAAAGCTGAAGGACTTAGCGGTAGAATTGGGCAGCCCGGCACATCTCTCACTGGCTGTCGGCGATGCCTTCCGATCGAAAGACATACTCGCTGCGGCGGACGGAGTGGATGTACTCTTTCATTGCGCGAATGTGCCGTACCATGAGATGGCTGACAAACTCATCCCGCTGGGAGAAGCGGTCATGGAAGCAGCCAATCAAAAACACTTGAAGGTCGTCGCGATCGACGGTATTTATCCATATGGCAGAAGACAGATGGATAAAGTGACAGAGAATCATCCGAAGCAGCCGCACACCAAGAAAGGAAAAGTCCGGCTGGCATTCGAGCAGATGCTTTTCAGCGATCGCTGGACAGAGGTACAGACCATGGTCGTACGCTTGCCGGATTACTATGGACCCACGGCCAACCAAGCCTCGTATTTAGGATCGACACTGGAGGCCATAGCGCAAGGGAAGCCAGCCTTTTTCATCGGGAACATGGTCGTTCCGCGCGAGTACGTATACTTGCCGGATGCAGCAGCGATGGTAGTCGAGCTGGCATGCAGGGATCATGCCTATGGTCAAAACTGGAACATTCCGGGAGCAGGGACGATTTCGGGCAAGGAGATCGTTCGGATCGCCCGGAAGGCCAGTGGGAAAACGAAGCCCGTCATCCCGCTTGGAAGAGTCGGGCTGTCGATACTGGGACGGTTCGTACCCGTGATGAAAGAAGTAATCGAGATGCTCTATTTGACGGAGGAGCCGCTGCTTTTGAGTGCAGAAAAATACAAGCGGGAGATTGGTCCCATAAAAGCAACACCGTTTGAGGAAGGGATTAACGCGACGATCCATGCTCTGCAAAGCCAGCGGGAGCGAAGCTCGTAA
- a CDS encoding TetR/AcrR family transcriptional regulator translates to MPKNEATSVNRKAEIISAAIEVFAESGYYRATTAQVAERAKISQPYVFRFFSTKEALLLTALEVSWTRIIDSFRAVVASSTANQLEADLIKAYERILEDHRSETLLQMQAQTIQEESIRTAMRDGMREVRQIVLEAFQKAGIPHPEERTLLFLARGMLCNISMALNMPELMEV, encoded by the coding sequence ATGCCGAAAAACGAGGCGACATCCGTTAATCGCAAGGCAGAAATCATATCAGCTGCGATCGAAGTGTTTGCAGAGAGCGGATATTACCGAGCCACAACCGCACAGGTAGCAGAGCGCGCAAAAATCTCCCAGCCATATGTGTTCCGATTTTTTTCCACCAAGGAAGCCCTGCTGCTGACGGCTTTGGAAGTATCCTGGACGAGGATTATCGACTCTTTCCGTGCGGTGGTTGCCTCTTCCACAGCGAACCAGCTTGAGGCCGATCTGATCAAGGCCTATGAGCGGATATTGGAGGACCATCGCAGTGAGACACTGCTGCAGATGCAGGCTCAAACCATCCAGGAAGAATCGATCCGGACAGCGATGCGGGACGGTATGAGGGAAGTCCGCCAGATCGTGCTGGAAGCCTTTCAGAAAGCGGGGATTCCCCATCCGGAGGAAAGAACGCTGCTTTTTCTGGCAAGAGGAATGCTGTGCAATATCTCGATGGCATTGAACATGCCTGAATTAATGGAGGTGTAA